The Aureispira anguillae genome contains a region encoding:
- a CDS encoding SIMPL domain-containing protein (The SIMPL domain is named for its presence in mouse protein SIMPL (signalling molecule that associates with mouse pelle-like kinase). Bacterial member BP26, from Brucella, was shown to assemble into a channel-like structure, while YggE from E. coli has been associated with resistance to oxidative stress.): protein MYAPNQYLKNVIYLLGILLNTSHGSIAQIAGNAIYTNPNSHKITKSNGTNIQNNKTFLISSAVVYHAKADRYVAVFGVVQEGKTIKNCSDSITQRIRNFSNSVQRLGIPKSAIILDAITQNRVYEYELDETKNIAQERLKGFEIKKNIILSFTNRTLLDQIMVLASQEGIYDLIKVDYIIDDTEKIYAQLYDEALKIIEQKKERYLKLTDHKYLGQPQIVLFEKDQIAPVQAYKTYTAHESNTITLPNHRNSNFKKISAHRISTHYFEAAPSINFDKIIQEHHLIPCVQFSIRLQLRFQAV from the coding sequence ATGTATGCACCAAACCAATATTTAAAGAATGTAATCTATCTGTTGGGAATCCTATTAAATACATCCCATGGAAGCATTGCTCAAATTGCAGGAAATGCGATTTATACCAATCCCAACAGTCATAAGATAACAAAAAGCAATGGAACCAATATACAAAACAATAAAACTTTTTTAATCTCATCAGCAGTAGTTTACCATGCCAAAGCAGATCGTTATGTGGCTGTATTTGGAGTTGTACAAGAAGGCAAAACCATTAAAAATTGCAGTGATTCTATAACGCAACGGATTCGTAATTTTAGCAATTCTGTCCAACGCTTAGGGATTCCAAAATCGGCAATTATTTTAGATGCTATTACACAAAATAGAGTTTATGAATATGAATTGGATGAAACTAAAAACATTGCCCAAGAGCGACTCAAGGGATTTGAAATCAAAAAAAATATTATTCTATCGTTCACCAATAGAACCTTATTAGATCAAATAATGGTCTTAGCCTCCCAAGAAGGAATTTACGACCTTATCAAAGTGGATTATATCATTGATGATACCGAAAAAATTTATGCTCAACTCTACGACGAAGCCTTAAAAATTATTGAACAAAAAAAGGAACGCTATCTAAAGCTCACCGATCATAAGTATCTTGGGCAACCTCAGATTGTTCTCTTCGAAAAGGATCAAATTGCTCCTGTTCAAGCTTATAAAACCTATACCGCCCACGAATCGAATACCATAACACTGCCCAACCATCGCAACAGTAATTTTAAAAAGATTAGCGCACATCGCATTTCTACCCATTATTTTGAAGCAGCCCCATCTATCAATTTTGATAAAATCATTCAGGAACATCATTTAATTCCTTGTGTGCAATTTAGCATTCGCTTACAACTTCGTTTTCAAGCCGTTTAA
- a CDS encoding vWA domain-containing protein: MHSNIIFLVIALMLQTIAPTAAQQGYSSASVTMNRSNGVFTPDQVVIEEYLNYHTHKLPFPKRGEEIALSMDWNHQTEEEVILQIGITTHEIYDFSQMPSINTSIVIDKSGSMQSDDKLKKVKRALSKFVKGLRPDDIVSIVVYDTDAQVILPAQKAEKQAKILLAIEGIYPSGSTNLNGGLELGYQEVLKNYRPNQTNRVILLTDGIANVGVVDPEEIVKISASYNKKGIDVSTIGVGGDLNHTLLQQIAQTGRGANYFVGNHQEDITKVFEDELESLLATIGRDVSLEIECPEALQVNEILGYAPKFAGNKIIFSLNNINSGLTQVFLLKFKRLDIEQAVPIQLKLNYYSPHAQKYTSILAEQTIVASKEQAYFLNQEIKKNYAIGKMALALKEMGEYVKHKNYAKGKATLENAILHVEQEFPHLKDKDILRVKNILHQNYARFRDWMAKQSINH, from the coding sequence ATGCATTCTAATATAATATTTTTAGTTATTGCTCTAATGCTACAGACAATAGCACCTACCGCCGCTCAACAAGGCTATTCTTCTGCTTCTGTTACAATGAATCGATCTAATGGTGTTTTTACTCCAGATCAAGTCGTCATTGAAGAGTATCTCAATTATCATACGCACAAGCTACCATTTCCCAAAAGAGGCGAAGAAATTGCCTTATCAATGGACTGGAACCATCAAACAGAAGAAGAAGTCATCCTACAAATAGGAATTACCACCCATGAAATATACGATTTCAGTCAAATGCCCAGCATTAATACCAGTATTGTCATTGATAAAAGCGGCTCTATGCAATCGGATGATAAGCTCAAAAAAGTAAAAAGAGCTTTATCAAAATTTGTCAAAGGATTAAGACCTGATGACATTGTTTCTATTGTTGTGTACGACACGGATGCCCAAGTCATTTTACCTGCACAAAAAGCAGAAAAACAGGCTAAAATTTTATTAGCAATAGAAGGAATTTATCCCAGTGGGTCAACAAATTTAAATGGTGGGTTAGAATTAGGCTATCAAGAAGTGCTAAAAAACTATCGCCCCAACCAAACTAACCGAGTTATTTTACTAACAGATGGTATTGCCAATGTAGGTGTTGTTGATCCTGAAGAAATTGTAAAAATTTCAGCTTCTTACAATAAAAAAGGCATTGATGTATCAACCATTGGAGTTGGTGGCGATCTCAATCACACCTTATTACAACAAATTGCCCAAACAGGTAGAGGAGCCAATTATTTTGTAGGGAACCACCAAGAGGACATCACCAAAGTATTTGAGGATGAATTAGAGAGTCTACTCGCTACCATTGGTAGAGATGTAAGCCTAGAAATTGAATGCCCCGAAGCATTGCAAGTAAATGAAATATTAGGTTATGCTCCTAAATTTGCTGGCAATAAGATTATTTTTTCGCTAAACAATATTAATAGTGGCTTGACGCAAGTCTTTTTACTAAAATTCAAACGATTAGATATAGAACAAGCCGTCCCTATTCAACTAAAATTGAATTATTATTCCCCTCACGCCCAAAAATATACCTCGATCCTAGCTGAACAAACTATTGTTGCCTCAAAAGAACAGGCTTATTTTTTGAACCAAGAAATTAAAAAAAATTATGCTATTGGAAAAATGGCGCTTGCCCTAAAAGAAATGGGCGAATATGTGAAACATAAAAATTATGCTAAAGGAAAAGCAACCCTAGAAAATGCAATACTTCATGTTGAGCAAGAATTCCCACATTTAAAAGACAAAGATATTCTTCGAGTCAAAAATATTCTTCACCAAAATTATGCACGTTTTAGGGATTGGATGGCAAAACAATCCATCAACCATTAA
- a CDS encoding M56 family metallopeptidase, whose translation MIIYLIKSGLCLGLVLGGYQLVLEREKMLQFNRWFLLAGLCFSFIVPLISLEWQSIEVVNKQVVNVIPLLETAETAEMNVNNDITFYDQWSWLFGVLYLLITLLLGGRFFYHLRTLLKQVSGNGSINYQGAKLVLLKENGLPYTFLNYIFVSEDAYRNNQIEQELYTHELAHANQLHTLDVLVVELLQTLFWINPFLPFYKKAIQLNHEFLADDKVIKAHQKVKVYQHLLLDKIKSNNSLLLTSNFNFLLTKKRLKMMTKNTSWGRSISLASMTLPLFFGLLLLFSKAVTGQDTSPKTTQELRDAYYKHSTIVYYNEESDLKTYKPYTALQEKEKALLPRIPEPDGNNATLPKGTAVYINKDKRITIKLPRDGAIIPPPPPPPAPPAFPERAMRVPPPPPPANAKMVKEYNTIAKKYSGSAGKNKIVKRDELMRLMHLYELMTEDQKKEAVPFPSLTPVPAQK comes from the coding sequence ATGATAATCTATTTAATTAAATCAGGGCTTTGTTTAGGACTTGTTTTGGGAGGCTACCAATTGGTTTTGGAGCGAGAAAAGATGCTTCAATTTAATCGTTGGTTCTTGTTAGCAGGTCTATGTTTTTCTTTTATCGTGCCTTTGATTTCTTTAGAATGGCAATCAATAGAAGTTGTGAATAAGCAGGTGGTGAATGTCATCCCTCTTTTAGAAACCGCAGAAACTGCGGAAATGAATGTTAACAATGACATTACTTTTTATGATCAATGGAGTTGGCTATTTGGTGTTCTTTACCTGCTCATTACCTTGTTATTAGGCGGTCGATTTTTTTACCATTTAAGAACGCTTCTAAAACAAGTTTCAGGGAATGGTTCTATCAATTATCAAGGGGCAAAGTTGGTGTTGCTAAAAGAAAATGGCTTGCCTTACACCTTTCTTAATTACATATTTGTTAGTGAAGATGCCTATAGAAATAATCAGATTGAACAAGAGCTGTATACGCATGAATTAGCCCATGCCAATCAATTGCATACTCTTGATGTTTTGGTGGTTGAGTTGCTGCAAACTCTATTTTGGATCAACCCATTTTTACCATTTTATAAAAAAGCGATTCAGCTAAACCACGAGTTTTTGGCAGATGATAAGGTTATCAAAGCACATCAAAAGGTCAAGGTCTATCAACATTTGTTATTAGATAAAATCAAATCAAACAATAGCCTATTATTAACTAGTAATTTCAATTTTTTATTAACTAAAAAACGTTTAAAAATGATGACCAAAAACACCTCTTGGGGTAGGAGCATTTCCTTGGCTTCTATGACTTTGCCCTTATTTTTCGGTTTGCTGTTACTCTTCAGTAAGGCAGTGACAGGGCAGGATACATCACCCAAAACAACTCAAGAATTAAGAGATGCCTATTATAAGCATTCAACAATTGTTTATTATAATGAAGAATCAGACCTCAAAACTTATAAGCCCTATACGGCATTACAAGAAAAAGAGAAAGCGCTCTTGCCAAGAATACCAGAGCCAGATGGAAATAATGCTACGCTGCCAAAGGGAACAGCTGTCTATATCAATAAGGACAAAAGAATAACGATCAAACTGCCTAGAGATGGAGCTATTATTCCACCACCACCACCACCGCCAGCACCACCAGCATTTCCTGAACGAGCGATGAGAGTGCCACCACCACCTCCTCCTGCTAATGCCAAAATGGTTAAGGAATACAATACGATTGCTAAAAAATACAGTGGCTCAGCTGGAAAAAATAAGATTGTAAAACGGGACGAATTAATGCGTTTGATGCATCTTTATGAATTAATGACAGAAGATCAAAAGAAAGAAGCTGTTCCTTTTCCTAGTTTAACACCTGTGCCAGCTCAAAAATAA
- a CDS encoding BlaI/MecI/CopY family transcriptional regulator, whose product MKLSKTEEQLMQYLWKLEKAYLKDILEAYDDPKPASTTIATLLKRIRDKGYIDYKRSGKSREYYPLISKSEYFGKHFRGLLQNFFGNSASTFASFFTRATDLSTSELEELRQVIDEEIKKKQK is encoded by the coding sequence ATGAAACTATCCAAAACGGAAGAACAGTTGATGCAATATCTTTGGAAACTAGAAAAAGCTTACCTAAAAGATATTTTGGAAGCTTATGATGATCCCAAACCAGCATCTACTACAATTGCCACTTTACTAAAACGTATTCGAGACAAAGGCTATATTGATTACAAACGATCTGGCAAATCAAGAGAGTACTATCCATTGATTAGCAAATCAGAGTATTTTGGGAAGCATTTCCGTGGATTACTACAAAATTTCTTCGGCAACTCAGCTTCGACCTTTGCGTCTTTTTTTACAAGAGCAACCGATTTATCAACTAGCGAATTGGAAGAATTGCGTCAAGTTATTGATGAAGAAATTAAAAAGAAACAAAAATGA